TGCAGGCCCTGCAGGCCGAGCCCGACCAGCAGGCCCAGCGTCACCGAACCCAGCGCGGCGATAGCGATGCGGCGCAGCGCCTCATGCCGCGCACGGGTGCGCACGCGCGATTCGATGTCCGCCGGCAGGTAGGGTTGCAGCAACGGCCACAGGCGGGGGCCATCAAGGACTTCCACCGCCTGCTTCTCGGCAGCGCTGCGGCCATCGCGTTCGATCCGGCCTTCGGTCAGCAGCACGCCACCCTTGGCGCCGGCCAGGCGCGCGGCGGCGCCCAGTTCGTTCACCGCGGCGGTACCAATGCGATAGGCCAGGCCGTGCTTGCACGACACCAGCCAGGTGTTGGGGCCATCGCTGAGCAGGAAGTCGCTGCTGGGCTCGCGTGATTCTTCGGTGGTATCGCTGAGTTCACGCAGGCCGCGCTGTTCGCGCAGCATGCGCTTGACCAGCACCGAGAATTCGCGCCAATGCATGCCGGCCAGCGCCTGCAGGCCCAGTTGCATCTCCTTCTGCCGCCGCTTGATCCACCACAGATAGACAACGGCCAGGGAACAGGTAAGCAGGGCCGACAGCAGGGCCAGGATCCAGGGAAGCATGCAGGAGGTGCGCGGAAGGGGCGAATGCGGAAGACGACAGTGTAAAGGTCGCACTATCCGGCTGGGTCAGGACGTTCCTGACAGGAAGCGTGACGGAACGCTCAGATCGGCATATGGCAGGCACGAAAAACCCGCCAATCCTGAAGCCGTGAGGGGAGGGAACAAACGGCAGCCGAAGCGATTGGCGGGTTGCTCGCGATTGTCAATCAAAATTTATTGCATTGCAACAATCGATGTTCAGGGCACGCTGCCCGGCGACTGATGGCTGCCCGGTGCGGGGGCATCGGCGCCCGAGGCCGCACGGTTTTCCAGCTTGGCCAGCCGCGCGTGCAGGGCGTCGATACGGGCTTCCAGCGCGGTCACCTCGTCGGCAGTGGGCACGTGCAGGCGCTTGAGCACGCCCTGCACCTGGTCGTCGAAGGCCTTTTCGACCTTGTTCCAGGTGCCGGAGGCCTTCTCGCGGGCCTCATCCAGTGAGGTTTCCACGTTGTCGCGCCAGCCCGGACCCTGTTCGCCATTGCGTTCACGGCGGCGGGCTTCCCAGGCTTCGCCTTCCTTCACCAGGCCATCGAAGAAGCGGCTGCCCTCGGCCTGTGCGCGGCCCAAGGCCCCCAGGCCGGCCAGCCAGACCTGCTGGGCCGAGTCACTGAGCTTGCGCGAGAAGCGCTCGGCCTGGTCACCGAACGAGGCGTCGTCGTTGCGGCGGTCATCGTTTTCGTACTGGTTCATCGCACTTCCCGTGGGAGTTGGGCCTGGCCCGAGAGTAGCGCGCGTTGGCGTTGCACGGCCGTGACGGCCGCCGCCGGGGTTCAGCCCAGCTTTTCCTTCAGCACGCGCTGGATCTCGCCTTCGACCATGCCTTTCATCGCCGATAGCAGGAAGCCCAGCTTGGCGGTCACGCGCACAGCGCCCGGCTGCAGTTCGATCGCGCCATCCACGCCGCTGCCGGAAAAGTTCAGCACGTCGGCGGTCCAGGACGACTTCAGGCCGAAGCGCTCGGACAGCTTGGCGGCAACCTGTTCGATCGCGGCGCGTGCCTGTGCGTCGGGCAGGGCGTGGGCGTGGCGGACATCGATGGTGGACATGCGGGCTCCTGGCGCAGGGCGGGGATGATCTATGAGGGCGAGCATTGTGCGCATCGAGGGCCGTCGCGCCAAGCACTCATCGCAGGTTCTTCTTCGTTGGCGGCCAACCTGCTAGGCTGCGCCGCGTGCAGAACCTGCTTGTTCACTTCAGTCAACAACAACAGCCCGACCAGCCGCTGCGGCCCGGGGTGCAACGCATCGTGCGCCAGGCCAACGGCAGCGTACGGCTCGGCGACGCCGGCCACGGCGCCCTGCTGC
This genomic window from Stenotrophomonas maltophilia contains:
- a CDS encoding restriction endonuclease, whose amino-acid sequence is MLPWILALLSALLTCSLAVVYLWWIKRRQKEMQLGLQALAGMHWREFSVLVKRMLREQRGLRELSDTTEESREPSSDFLLSDGPNTWLVSCKHGLAYRIGTAAVNELGAAARLAGAKGGVLLTEGRIERDGRSAAEKQAVEVLDGPRLWPLLQPYLPADIESRVRTRARHEALRRIAIAALGSVTLGLLVGLGLQGLHVEDTAPVTPAPGETAPLPVETAPSPADAPAADAAPEASEAASPITAAPSPTAAATDERSNPNPDAATLERFQADLARALAGKPGIASGVWLTRQTLAINRTGELEAVWPRVCEEVLRYPALRNVRIQLNARPGVNEPVRWRQCATY
- a CDS encoding phasin family protein gives rise to the protein MNQYENDDRRNDDASFGDQAERFSRKLSDSAQQVWLAGLGALGRAQAEGSRFFDGLVKEGEAWEARRRERNGEQGPGWRDNVETSLDEAREKASGTWNKVEKAFDDQVQGVLKRLHVPTADEVTALEARIDALHARLAKLENRAASGADAPAPGSHQSPGSVP
- a CDS encoding polyhydroxyalkanoic acid system family protein, yielding MSTIDVRHAHALPDAQARAAIEQVAAKLSERFGLKSSWTADVLNFSGSGVDGAIELQPGAVRVTAKLGFLLSAMKGMVEGEIQRVLKEKLG